In Maridesulfovibrio sp., a single genomic region encodes these proteins:
- a CDS encoding DegQ family serine endoprotease, which yields MKSKNYLGLLTLIAILALPAFAFADGLPSFVDLAKKCGPAVVNINTVKTVEVDNSMENFFQFHGNGQNGLNPFEEFFKQFNNRGRGNHPKQKRKTGSLGSGFIISDDGYIVTNNHVVASADEIKVKLQNDGRDYTAKLIGRDKETDLALLKIEADKKLPHLDFADSEKAQVGEWVLAIGNPFGLGHTVTKGIISAKGRIIGAGPFDNFIQTDASINPGNSGGPLIDMNGKVVGINTAIIASGQGIGFAIPSNMAKNVITQLKNDHKVSRGWLGVTIQDSDENTAKALGLQKKTGALVNSVNPGDPADKGGMKVGDVILTVDGQKIDDTNDLLRTVAALPPGKKVTVEVWRQGSTKKLSITLGDRNGKTVVAKAEQASPKGREESIDDLGLVVRRINREAEAQSLGLDSPMGLLVIEVGQDSPAENAAIAVGDVILEANQHKVNSVKELQSIINTQGKKRGLVMLLIKRQGTNIFRTIELKDK from the coding sequence ATGAAATCAAAAAACTATCTTGGATTACTTACTCTCATTGCAATTCTCGCATTACCGGCCTTCGCCTTTGCGGACGGCCTGCCTTCCTTTGTGGATCTGGCGAAAAAATGCGGTCCGGCTGTCGTAAACATAAATACTGTAAAAACAGTTGAAGTTGATAACTCCATGGAAAATTTTTTCCAGTTTCACGGCAACGGACAAAACGGACTCAACCCCTTTGAGGAATTCTTCAAACAGTTCAATAACAGAGGGCGCGGGAACCACCCCAAACAAAAACGCAAGACCGGTTCACTCGGTTCCGGATTCATCATTTCCGATGACGGCTATATAGTGACCAACAACCATGTCGTGGCATCTGCCGACGAAATCAAGGTCAAGCTCCAGAACGACGGCAGGGATTATACTGCCAAACTTATCGGCCGTGACAAGGAAACAGACCTCGCCCTGCTGAAGATTGAAGCGGACAAGAAACTTCCCCATCTGGACTTCGCCGACTCCGAAAAGGCCCAGGTAGGAGAATGGGTGCTGGCCATAGGCAACCCCTTCGGTCTCGGACACACCGTAACCAAGGGTATCATCAGCGCCAAGGGACGCATCATCGGTGCTGGTCCGTTCGATAACTTCATCCAGACCGATGCAAGCATCAACCCCGGAAACTCCGGCGGACCGCTCATCGATATGAATGGAAAGGTTGTCGGCATCAACACCGCCATAATCGCCAGCGGACAGGGGATCGGCTTCGCCATCCCCAGCAACATGGCCAAAAACGTCATCACCCAGCTCAAGAACGACCACAAGGTCAGCCGCGGCTGGCTCGGCGTGACCATACAGGACTCGGATGAAAACACGGCCAAGGCTCTGGGGCTGCAGAAGAAGACCGGCGCACTGGTCAACTCCGTCAACCCCGGCGACCCCGCAGACAAGGGCGGAATGAAGGTCGGTGATGTAATCCTCACAGTGGACGGCCAGAAGATAGATGATACCAACGACCTGCTGCGCACAGTTGCCGCACTGCCTCCGGGCAAGAAGGTGACTGTAGAAGTATGGCGTCAGGGAAGCACCAAAAAGCTGAGCATCACCCTCGGCGACCGCAACGGAAAAACCGTGGTAGCCAAGGCTGAACAGGCCTCTCCCAAGGGAAGAGAAGAAAGCATCGACGACCTAGGACTGGTTGTGCGCAGGATCAACCGTGAAGCCGAAGCACAGTCACTGGGACTGGACAGTCCCATGGGCCTGCTGGTCATAGAAGTGGGACAGGATTCCCCGGCTGAAAACGCCGCCATCGCAGTTGGCGACGTCATCCTTGAAGCCAACCAGCACAAGGTAAATTCGGTCAAGGAACTGCAGAGCATAATCAACACACAGGGCAAGAAGCGCGGTCTGGTCATGCTGCTGATCAAGCGGCAGGGAACCAACATCTTCCGCACCATAGAACTGAAGGATAAATAG
- a CDS encoding phosphatase PAP2 family protein — MSAFLNRHAALCHYILGSLPLLLILAVIRYHFANETEVMLWFKAHAHAHPDIRKTALLITDWGNALFYPVYLWFLITGIRQRRKYSSRLRFALVYLVVQLSISLLLVRFMKIAIGRPRPGEGPLFEPFSGRGAYHSLPSGHTTEIYGAALPLVLRYRQFLLTLILGIFAAAVAFSRIYLSWHHPSDVFCGWMLGSVAGFAIHLFSRED, encoded by the coding sequence TTGTCCGCATTCCTCAACAGGCACGCCGCGTTGTGCCACTACATTCTGGGTTCCCTGCCGTTGCTGCTGATTCTGGCGGTGATCCGGTATCATTTTGCGAATGAAACAGAAGTGATGCTCTGGTTCAAGGCTCATGCGCACGCTCACCCGGACATCAGGAAAACGGCTCTTCTGATCACGGATTGGGGGAATGCGCTTTTTTATCCAGTATATCTCTGGTTTCTGATCACCGGGATAAGACAGCGCAGGAAATATTCATCACGCCTGCGATTTGCGCTTGTATATCTAGTTGTACAGTTGTCGATAAGTCTGCTGCTGGTCCGGTTCATGAAAATAGCCATCGGAAGACCGCGCCCCGGCGAGGGCCCCCTCTTTGAACCTTTTTCCGGCAGGGGGGCATACCATTCGCTGCCTTCCGGACATACTACGGAAATTTACGGGGCTGCGCTGCCCCTTGTTTTGAGATACAGGCAGTTTCTGCTTACCCTGATTTTGGGGATATTTGCCGCCGCGGTGGCTTTCAGCCGGATATATCTGAGCTGGCACCATCCCAGCGATGTGTTCTGCGGCTGGATGCTCGGTTCCGTGGCAGGGTTCGCCATTCACCTTTTCTCCCGAGAGGATTGA